The Betta splendens chromosome 4, fBetSpl5.4, whole genome shotgun sequence genome contains a region encoding:
- the LOC114853680 gene encoding fibronectin-like yields the protein MDTSGLTHSLQCDSTTSGICSLPEQTCSQNLTFKLEAQNPQCSSAPSNAVTRETAPCPPQNVTNTVDCDQHTVRVSWGAVRGAVMYTATLERISGGSACCSSAATGCDITNLPCGEMHVLLVTAEGRTCNSSQSDVHIVRTTPCIPQDLKGNLSCSNNVASISWNQSKGGQLYRVRAVSTDGHQDQCVSYDSQCELTGLHCGLHYTAQVTAEDIDCVSQPSDNITIKTVPCTPASVLPVVNCNSNSLTVSWSQSLGADSYLATVQDSIGDTTTCQGTTQGSCNVTGLGCGQVYHISVVSSDGYCNSPSTPVVDIPSAPCKPRNIKAVFDCNMKLAIVTWYPSDGAVWYVVTLSTTLGPNVTCETNSTYCEVNRLLCGHSYFVSVRAVGPSCSSILYLKGDLVTGPCVPVHITTQYSLSIGQVEWDVASGATNYTVKAMTDRGLTSTCATNDTYCALYNLVCSQLYSVTVTANNNACQGVDTSNKTVIITTEPCPPSNVETSVQCQTQTGTVSWEPSVGAVSYKASLNGRNGQALSCSTNDTFCSVEGLNCGIVYYTSVIAVGNTLSSIASTLVSLVSAPCAAANVAAKLNCNNSTAEISWSAASGAVSYLVTAAAADGNTASCETVGLRCELVDLLCGQTYNVTLTSIDEHCQTERRANVSFRTPPCTPLHVGVDLQCGTSTASLYWEEMQGVELYLATASSSLGMTLRCNSTNSTCQFSSLHCGETYVFSVTAFSSMCYSNSSSAVTIQTEPCQPTGLTVHGSCYNQTVVLVWSVAKGALVYEVTATGNLGYVASFQTNKTTVQAELLCGQLFTFTVKAQDDKCESALSAPSTFKTGPCIPENVQSFTRCENSLGSVSWASSNGAESYLAIAKGLDGHLHVCTTNTTSCTWKDLHCGETYTVHVVANDQLCSSLPSNSTSIRMAPCIPQNLTSSMNCSIKVATLTWSASSTATFYLVTAVNTNKSHTVQLSTNDTWTFISEFQCGQHYFLSVQAVDSVCTSLPSPSLQQTSVPCPPTGVSSSMNCASNIALVSWNGSAGALFYNASLTQGVAQSQGCWSDSQQCGLPNVNCGQNFTVTVTAFNGQCYSDPSKANTLTSVPCVPVNVNVVMDCSANQALVSWNVSGGALSYQVTAQSTQGAVSFCQTRDIKCTLTNLTCGQSYSVQVVAQDNVCSSWPSPAITFSSVPCKPNISSGTLDCFTNSALVNWTHAQGALYYTSTARSLSGFVSTCNSTFTNCELRNLQCGQTYNVIVVASNENCNSPPSSRIQVVSVPCPPQNVVPVLDCSTNRAQVVWQASRGADSYIVQAFGEEEHESVCNTSTQTCDLTDLRCGFKYNISVLAINSMCNISESDIKQLKAVPCVPQQLEASLNCESGAVAVSWESSAGSLLYTTVAQGSGGYAATCNSSDTTCVFNNLLCSLNYSISVHGSDETCASAESPAVTISTLPCVPQKVGAQMICMNNTGVVSWEQEDGVSSFAVQGFGPDSHMVGCTTTGTSCQLPSLHCGELYNLTVTAQDGRCDSSHFDLTLQSVPCSPTNVKASLRCQSNSAAVTWEQASGASSYYAVGVTADPSHQRVCNNTLTYCDLSDLQCGQTYNVSAFAQDESCSSVQSNTAYVKTAPCAPQNVAAVSHCAEGAISVSWSPSPAAQYFHVAAVSNTGARPQCNSTSTTCTISNLPCGQSYNITVLAVREGCESKLSDVVQTSTAPCVLKNATGRLDCISNSVWVTWDDSEGALSYFVFAQGPKGDNSSCSTSSTTCKVPELKCGTRYSFHVTAINNVCNSNGSSSFELETGACALGAVSAVTQCGSDTVLVQWQHAADATLYVVTAEGQDQTFISCNSSSNSCQLQGVRCGMQYSIIVSSSSNKCSSLRSPPTNIKTAPCVPADVTVTQLCEVNGAAVRWSGSFVATSYLLTATGRDGHVARCNVSDNNCTLANLHCGQAYTINLTASGDNCTSEPSTSSISTVPCTPSGLTVDTNCYTNSASLSWNAVEGAVQYYSQGQSVDGNVLYCNNSVSSCTFKGLKCGDVFNFSVQASNGICNTSSSPLLSVGAVPCPPASVQVRLQKMEQAYWTRTTWDSVNCSDVDYLVEITGQIKNNTQTQLQVSSYWLPRRYFEIPLPCSTAFSLTVRSRNPAGAGKPSSAVTGITAPCPPENVKYSGSAQSAVLSWNGSVFATSYTVYNVSGPKRTVLCNTTALSCQLTNFNASATEITASNAVGESNANRNITGPVGARTRRDLWDTEVQAHINEDLRAPEVLIVTVSGVDMYVKWVTVKNATEYVLVIEKDEEEEQSNQQPTVKTVLGDNYKETNLRPWTTYCIRLAAKNATDQSSYSRPVCRKTGASL from the exons ATGGACACAAGCGGTTTGACGCATTCACTACAGTGTGACTCCACTACCAGCGGGATATGCAGTCTGCCAGAGCAGACCTGCAGCCAGAACCTCACCTTCAAGCTGGAGGCCCAAAACCCACAGTGCTCCAGTGCACCCAGTAACGCAGTCACCAGAGAGACAG CTCCCTGTCCTCCCCAAAATGTAACAAACACAGTGGACTGTGATCAGCACACGGTCCGTGTCTCCTGGGGGGCCGTCCGTGGTGCAGTAATGTACACGGCCACGCTGGAACGGATCAGCGGCGGCAGCGCTTGCTGCTCGTCCGCGGCcactggctgtgacatcaccaacCTGCCGTGTGGAGAAATGCACGTCCTGCTGGTCACGGCCGAGGGGCGGACCTGCAACAGCTCACAGAGTGACGTGCACATCGTCAGAACAA CACCTTGCATTCCTCAGGACCTCAAAGGCAATCTGAGCTGCAGCAACAATGTCGCCTCTATATCGTGGAACCAGAGCAAAGGAGGACAGCTTTACAGAGTGAGGGCAGTCAGTACTGACGGCCACCAGGACCAGTGTGTCTCTTATGACAGCCAGTGTGAGCTGACAGGACTGCACTGTGGACTGCACTACACAGCCCAGGTGACAGCTGAGGACATCGACTGCGTGAGCCAACCCAGTGACAATATCACCATCAAAACAG TGCCCTGCACTCCTGCATCCGTCTTGCCTGTGGTGAACTGCAATAGCAACTCTTTGACCGTGTCCTGGTCCCAGAGCTTAGGGGCGGACTCCTACCTCGCCACAGTGCAGGACAGTATCGGTGACACCACGACCTGCCAGGGCACGACACAGGGCTCGTGCAACGTGACGGGTCTCGGTTGCGGTCAGGTCTACCACATCTCAGTGGTGTCCTCTGACGGATACTGCAACAGTCCGTCCACTCCTGTGGTGGACATACCCTCGG CCCCCTGCAAACCTAGAAATATCAAGGCAGTGTTTGACTGTAACATGAAGCTGGCCATAGTGACGTGGTACCCAAGTGATGGAGCCGTGTGGTATGTGGTGACGCTCAGCACCACGCTAGGTCCCAACGTCACCTGTGAGACCAACAGCACCTACTGCGAGGTGAACAGGCTGCTCTGTGGCCACAGCTACTTCGTGTCCGTCAGGGCGGTCGGaccgagctgcagcagcatccttTACCTCAAGGGCGATCTGGTAACTG GACCTTGCGTCCCGGTACATATCACCACTCAGTACAGCCTGTCCATCGGCCAGGTGGAGTGGGACGTGGCTTCTGGAGCCACCAATTACACTGTGAAGGCGATGACGGATCGGGGCCTAACGTCTACTTGTGCGACTAATGACACCTACTGTGCCTTATACAACCTGGTCTGCAGCCAGTTGTACAGTGTGACCGTCACGGCAAATAACAACGCATGTCAAGGAGTGGACACCTCAAACAAAACAGTCATAATCACCACGG AACCTTGCCCTCCCAGCAACGTGGAGACCAGCGTCCAGTGCCAGACTCAAACTGGCACCGTGTCGTGGGAGCCCTCTGTTGGAGCAGTGAGCTACAAGGCCAGTCTCAATGGGCGCAATGGCCAGGCCCTGTCCTGCAGCACCAACGACACCTTCTGCAGCGTGGAAGGCTTGAACTGTGGCATCGTCTACTACACCAGTGTCATTGCTGTGGGAAACACGCTCAGCAGCATCGCCTCCACCTTAGTCTCACTGGTCTCAG CTCCGTGTGCAGCTGCGAATGTGGCAGCTAAGCTGAactgcaacaacagcacagCTGAGATCTCCTGGAGCGCTGCCAGCGGAGCCGTCTCCTACCTGGTGACGGCGGCAGCTGCTGACGGCAACACGGCTTCGTGTGAGACTGTTGGGCTCCGCTGTGAGCTGGTGGATCTGCTGTGCGGTCAGACGTACAACGTCACTCTCACAAGCATCGATGAGCACTGCCAAACCGAGAGGCGGGCAAACGTCAGCTTTAGAACAC CTCCTTGTACACCTTTGCACGTTGGAGTGGACCTGCAGTGTGGCACCAGTACAGCCAGCTTGTACTGGGAGGAAATGCAGGGAGTGGAGCTCTACTTGGCCACTGCCTCCAGCAGCCTGGGGATGACTCTGAGGTGTAACTCCACCAACTCCACCTGCCAGTTCTCCAGTTTGCACTGCGGGGAAACGTATGTCTTCTCTGTAACTGCATTTAGCAGCATGTgttacagcaacagcagcagcgctgtgacCATACAGACAG AACCCTGCCAGCCAACTGGCCTGACAGTTCATGGCTCGTGTTACAACCAGACGGTGGTGCTGGTTTGGTCTGTGGCTAAAGGGGCGCTTGTATACGAGGTGACGGCTACAGGAAACTTGGGATATGTCGCATCTTTCCAAACCAATAAAACAACCGTACAGgcggagctgctctgtggacagcTGTTTACCTTCACCGTAAAAGCACAAGATGATAAATGTGAAAGCGCCCTGAGCGCGCCTTCGACCTTCAAGACAG GCCCCTGCATCCCTGAGAACGTTCAGAGCTTCACCCGCTGTGAGAACAGCCTCGGCTCAGTCAGCTGGGCCAGCAGCAACGGGGCAGAGTCCTACTTGGCCATCGCAAAGGGACTGGACGGCCACCTCCACGTGTgcaccaccaacaccaccagCTGCACGTGGAAGGACCTGCACTGTGGCGAGACCTACACCGTTCATGTCGTCGCCAATGACCAGCTGTGCAGCAGTTTACCAAGCAACAGCACCTCCATACGCATGG CACCATGCATACCCCAGAATTTAACATCATCTATGAACTGCTCTATAAAG GTGGCAACCCTGACCTGGAGTGCCAGCAGCACAGCAACGTTCTACCTTGTGACTgcagtgaacacaaacaagaGCCACACGGTGCAGCTGAGCACCAATGACACGTGGACCTTCATCTCTGAGTTCCAGTGTGGTCAGCattacttcctgtctgtccaggCTGTGGACTCTGTGTGCACCAGCCTCCCCAGTCCATCATTACAGCAAACATCAG TGCCCTGCCCACCCACCGGAGTCTCCAGCTCCATGAACTGCGCCTCCAACATTGCTCTAGTGTCGTGGAACGGTTCAGCCGGAGCACTGTTCTACAACGCCTCACTGACCCAGGGAGTCGCCCAGTCGCAGGGCTGCTGGTCTGACAGCCAGCAGTGTGGTTTACCCAACGTTAACTGTGGCCAGAACTTTACAGTCACTGTCACTGCCTTCAATGGCCAATGCTACTCTGACCCCAGCAAGGCCAACACTCTGACATCAG TGCCTTGTGTTCCTGTTAATGTCAACGTTGTGATGGATTGCTCTGCAAACCAAGCTCTTGTGTCCTGGAATGTCAGTGGCGGAGCTCTGTCTTACCAAGTGACAGCTCAGAGCACACAAGGAGCTGTTTCCTTCTGCCAGACTAGAGACATAAAGTGTACTTTGACCAACTTGACTTGTGGACAGTCCTACTCGGTCCAGGTGGTGGCACAGGATAACGTCTGCTCAAGTTGGCCCAGCCCAGCTATAACGTTCAGCTCAG tTCCCTGCAAACCCAACATCAGCTCAGGGACTCTGGACTGTTTCACCAACTCGGCTCTGGTGAACTGGACCCACGCACAGGGAGCCTTGTACTACACCTCCACGGCCCGGTCTCTGAGCGGCTTTGTTTCCACCTGCAACTCCACGTTCACCAACTGTGAGCTTCGGAACCTGCAGTGTGGCCAGACATATAACGTGATAGTTGTGGCCTCGAATGAGAACTGTAATAGCCCTCCAAGCAGCAGGATCCAGGTGGTCTCAG TACCTTGTCCTCCTCAAAATGTTGTTCCTGTACTGGACTGCTCCACTAACCGAGCCCAGGTGGTCTGGCAGGCCAGCAGAGGGGCTGATTCCTACATTGTCCAAGCCTTCGGGGAGGAAGAACATGAGTCTGTTTGTAATACGAGCACACAGACCTGCGACCTCACAGATCTCAGGTGTGGCTTCAAATACAACATCAGTGTATTAGCCATTAACAGCATGTGCAACATATCGGAGAGTGACATCAAGCAGCTGAAAGCAG TTCCTTGTGTCccgcagcagctggaagcctcTTTGAACTGTGAGTCCGGTGCTGTGGCCGTGTCCTGGGAGTCCAGCGCAGGCTCGTTGTTATACACCACGGTGGCTCAGGGCAGCGGCGGATACGCTGCAACCTGCAACAGCAGTGACACAACATGTGTGTTCAACAACTTGCTGTGCAGCCTCAACTACTCCATCAGCGTCCACGGCTCAGATGAGACCTGTGCCAGCGCTGAAAGCCCCGCTGTGACAATCAGCACAC TGCCATGTGTACCGCAGAAGGTGGGGGCGCAGATGATTTGCATGAACAACACTGGCGTAGTGTCATGGGAGCAAGAAGACGGCGTGTCCTCCTTCGCAGTACAAGGTTTTGGACCCGACAGTCACATGGTTGGATGCACCACCACTGGTACCAGTTGCCAGCTACCCAGCTTGCACTGTGGGGAACTCTACAACCTCACAGTGACTGCTCAGGATGGAAGGTGTGACAGCAGCCACTTCGACCTCACCCTGCAGTCAG TGCCGTGCAGCCCCACCAATGTCAAAGCCTCCCTGCGGTGCCAGTCAAACTCTGCTGCAGTGACGTGGGAGCAGGCCAGTGGAGCATCGTCTTACTACGCAGTGGGCGTCACAGCCGACCCGAGTCACCAGCGAGTATGCAACAACACGCTGACCTACTGTGACCTGAGCGACCTGCAGTGTGGCCAGACCTACAACGTCAGCGCGTTCGCCCAGGATGAGTCCTGCTCCAGTGTGCAAAGCAACACGGCGTATGTGAAGACAG CCCCCTGTGCGCCGCAGAACGTGGCTGCTGTGTCCCACTGTGCTGAAGGGGCCATATCGGTGTCCTGGTCCCCCAGCCCGGCCGCTCAGTACTTCCACGTGGCAGCAGTGAGCAACACCGGAGCACGGCCCCAGTGTAACTCAACCAGCACCACTTGCACGATAAGCAATCTACCGTGTGGACAGAGCTACAACATTACGGTCCTGGCTGTGAGAGAAGGCTGTGAGAGCAAACTCAGTGACGTGGTGCAGACATCTACAG CTCCGTGTGTACTGAAGAACGCAACGGGCCGCCTGGACTGCATCTCCAACTCCGTGTGGGTGACGTGGGACGACTCGGAAGGAGCCTTGAGCTACTTCGTGTTTGCTCAAGGGCCCAAAGGAGAcaactccagctgcagcacctcctccaccacctgtaAGGTGCCAGAGCTGAAATGTGGGACGCGTTACTCCTTCCACGTCACGGCCATCAATAACGTCTGCAACAGCAATGGCAGCTCCTCCTTTGAGCTGGAAACAG GTGCGTGTGCTCTGGGCGCTGTCAGCGCAGTGACGCAGTGCGGCAGCGATACCGTGCTGGTCCAGTGGCAGCACGCGGCGGACGCGACGCTCTACGTGGTGACCGCCGAAGGCCAAGACCAGACCTTCATCTCCTGTAACAGCTCCTCCAATTCATGTCAACTCCAGGGCGTCCGCTGTGGCATGCAGTACAGCATCATCGTGTCGTCCTCGTCTAATAAGTGCAGCAGCCTCAGAAGTCCACCGACCAATATTAAAACGG CCCCGTGCGTCCCAGCCGACGTGACAGTCACACAGCTGTGTGAGGTGAACGGAGCTGCAGTGAGGTGGAGCGGCTCCTTCGTGGCCACGTCGTACCTGCTGACAGCCACGGGCCGGGACGGACACGTCGCCAGATGCAACGTCTCCGACAACAACTGCACGCTGGCTAATCTGCACTGTGGCCAAGCATACACCATCAACCTCACTGCCAGTGGAGACAACTGCACGAGCGAGCCCAGCACTTCATCCAtcagcacag TGCCGTGCACGCCGTCCGGCCTTACTGTGGACACAAACTGCTACACCAACTCGGCCTCGCTGTCCTGGAACGCCGTGGAGGGCGCCGTGCAGTACTACAGCCAAGGCCAATCTGTAGATGGAAATGTGCTCTACTGCAACaacagcgtctcctcctgcacATTCAAAGGCCTGAAGTGTGGCGACGTTTTCAATTTCTCTGTTCAAGCCTCCAACGGTATCTGCAACACGTCGTCTAGTCCACTCCTGAGTGTGGGAGCAG TCCCGTGTCCCCCGGCCTCTGTTCAAGTCCGGCTGCAGAAGATGGAACAGGCCTACTGGACCAGGACCACGTGGGACAGCGTTAACTGCTCCGATGTGGACTACCTGGTGGAGATAACTGGTCAAATCAAAAACAACACGCAGACTCAGCTGCAGGTCTCGTCCTACTGGCTGCCCAGGAGATACTTTGAGATCCCCCTGCCGTGCAGCACTGCTTTCAGCCTCACCGTACGCAGCAGAAACCCTGCTGGGGCTGGCAAACCCTCCAGTGCTGTCACTGGAATAACAG CCCCCTGTCCTCCAGAGAACGTGAAGTACAGCGGTAGCGCCCAGTCGGCCGTGCTCTCCTGGAATGGGTCGGTGTTTGCCACCAGCTACACAGTCTATAATGTATCTGGACCAAAGCGCACCGTTCTCTGCAACACCACCGCCCTGTCCTGCCAACTCACCAACTTCAATGCCAGTGCCACTGAGATCACAGCAAGCAACGCTGTGGGAGAGAGCAACGCTAATCGAAATATTACAG GTCCAGTAGGAGCTCGCACCAGAAGAGATTTATGGGACACTGAGGTCCAGGCCCATATAAATGAAG ATCTTAGAGCGCCAGAGGTGCTGATAGTAACAGTAAGTGGTGTCGACATGTATGTGAAGTGGGTGACTGTGAAGAATGCAACCGAGTACGTGCTCGTCATtgagaaggatgaggaggaagagcagtcCAATCAGCAACCGACAGTAAAAACCGTGCTAGGTGATAATTACAAGGAGACCAATCTGAGGCCCTGGACCACCTACTGCATCAGACTAGCAGCCAAGAATGCCACGGACCAAAGCAGCTACTCCAGACCAGTGTGTCGGAAAACCGGAGCCTCCTTATGA